One Zeugodacus cucurbitae isolate PBARC_wt_2022May chromosome 3, idZeuCucr1.2, whole genome shotgun sequence genomic region harbors:
- the LOC105217431 gene encoding pre-mRNA-splicing factor ATP-dependent RNA helicase DHX16: MSKPHKRAANSSSEELDSEEEDRLKDLKERDEFAERLKKRDEGKVRKVLESSASRKAIEEAAKRLKLEHEDRDKILPQLRVQSRRKYLEKRKEDKVAELEADILDDEYLFDDKILTAREREEREYKKQLLQIAKEHEKARELERIQRYRIPQNLKKGEKEEYVEVDELEKQPNSEQKKWEAEQLASARFQFGSKDAKSKEEYELLLEDQIEFIQALTMDGSKEDSSKKPEISEAERKRMTIEETQKSLPVYPFKDDLIEAVKEHQILIIEGETGSGKTTQIPQYLVEAGFTKDNKKIGCTQPRRVAAMSVAARVAEEMGVKLGNEVGYSIRFEDCTSERTVLKYMTDGTLHREFLSEPDLASYSVMIIDEAHERTLHTDILFGLVKDIARFRPELKLLISSATLDADKFSKFFDDAPIFRIPGRRYPVDIFYTKAPEADYIDACCVSVLQIHATQPLGDILVFLTGQDEIETCQEVLQDRVKRLGSKIRELVIIPVYANLPSDMQAKIFEPTPPNARKVVLATNIAETSLTIDNIIYVIDPGFAKQNNFNSRTGMESLMVVPISKASANQRAGRAGRTAPGKCFRLYTAWAYKHELEDNTVPEIQRINLGNAVLMLKALGINDLIHFDFLDPPPHETLVLALEQLYALGALNHHGELTKLGRRMAEFPVDPMMGKMLLASEKYKCSEELVSIAAMLSVNSAIFYRPKDKIIHADTARKNFNHMHGDHLSLLQVYNQWLDTDYSTQWCYENFIQYRSMKRARDVREQLVGLMQRVEIDMVSCMPETMNVRKAVTAGYFYHVAKLSKSGNYKTIKHNQTVLIHPNSSLFEELPRWVLYHELVFTTKEYMRQVIEIDSKWLLEVAPHYYKAKELEDSTNKKMPKVTGRAVMT; the protein is encoded by the exons ATGTCAAAACCACACAAGAGAGCTGCTAACTCAAGCTCTGAAGAGTTGGACAGTGAGGAAGAAGACCGTTTGAAAGATCTGAAAGAACGTGATGAATTTGCTGAGCGACTGAAGAAACGTGATGAGGGCAAAGTGCGAAAGGTATTGGAATCCAGTGCTAGCCGGAAAGCTATCGAAGAAGCTGCCAAACGTTTGAAGCTTGAACATGAAGATCGGGATAAAATTCTGCCACAACTACGTGTACAATCCCGTCGAAAGTACCTGGAGAAGCGTAAGGAGGATAAAGTGGCCGAACTTGAGGCAGATATTTTGGATGACgaatatttgtttgatgacaaaaT CTTGACTGCAAGAGAACGAGAGGAAAGGGAATACAAGAAGCAGTTGTTACAAATAGCAAAAGAACATGAAAAGGCGCGTGAACTGGAGCGCATTCAGCGATATCGAATACCACAAAACTTAAAAAAGGGTGAAAAAG aggAATATGTTGAAGTTGATGAGTTGGAAAAACAACCCAATTCGGAACAGAAAAAATGGGAAGCTGAACAGTTAGCATCCGCGCGTTTCCAATTCGGTTCCAAAGATGCAAAATCGAAAGAGGAATATGAACTTTTACTGGAAGATCAAATTGAGTTCATACAAGCGCTCACAATGGATGGTTCCAAAGAAGATTCTTCAAAAAAACCAGAAATTTCTGAGGCAGAACGAAAGCGTATGACAATAGAAGAAACACAAAAATCCTTACCAGTCTATCCATTTAAAGATGATTTAATAGAAGCTGTGAAAGAGCATCag ATTCTAATTATAGAGGGAGAAACTGGTTCCGGCAAAACAACGCAAATTCCACAGTACTTGGTCGAAGCGGGCTTTACCAAGGACAACAAGAAAATTGGTTGCACGCAGCCTAGACGTGTTGCCGCTATGTCTGTCGCAGCACGTGTTGCTGAAGAAATGGGTGTAAAATTAGGAAATGAAGTTGGCTATAGCATTCGTTTCGAAGATTGCACTTCAG AACGTACTGTATTAAAGTACATGACTGATGGTACTTTACACAGAGAGTTCTTATCAGAACCGGATCTGGCGTCTTACAGTGTAATGATTATTGACGAAGCCCACGAACGTACTTTGCATACAGATATATTGTTCGGACTTGTAAAGGATATAGCACGCTTTCGACCAGAACTGAAGCTACTTATATCCAGCGCAACATTAGATGctgataaattttcaaaatttttcgacGATGCGCCGATATTTCGTATACCAGGACGTCGTTATCcg GTGGATATATTTTATACGAAAGCCCCAGAAGCCGATTACATTGATGCATGTTGCGTCTCAGTTCTACAAATACATGCTACACAGCCTCTTGGTGATATATTGGTATTTCTGACGGGGCAAGATGAGATAGAAACATGTCAGGAAGTTTTACAGGACCGTGTTAAACGACTGGGTTCGAAGATACGTGAACTTGTTATCATACCGGTTTATGCAAATTTGCCAAGTGACATGCAGGCCAAGATTTTCGAACCTACACCACCCAATGCCAGAAAGGTTGTATTGGCAACAAATATAGCGGAGACTTCGCTAACAATTGACAATATAATTTACGTAATAGACCCTGGTTTCGCCAagcaaaacaatttcaattctcGAACTGGCATGGAATCTTTAATGGTTGTGCCAATATCAAAGGCCTCAGCGAATCAACGAGCCGGTCGTGCTGGACGTACAGCACCAGGAAAGTGCTTCCGGCTTTATACTGCTTGGGCATATAAACATGAGCTAGAGGATAACACTGTACCTGAGATACAGCGGATTAATCTTGGCAATGCCGTGCTTATGCTGAAAGCACTCGGTATAAATGATCTCATACACTTTGACTTCTTAGATCCGCCACCACACGAAACGCTTGTGCTGGCTTTGGAACAGCTTTATGCATTGGGTGCGTTAAATCATCATGGGGAATTGACAAAGTTGGGTAGACGCATGGCAGAGTTTCCAGTTGATCCCATGATGGGCAAGATGCTATTAGCAAGtgaaaa GTACAAATGCTCCGAAGAACTGGTATCTATTGCAGCGATGCTTTCAGTGAATAGTGCAATATTCTACCGACCAAAAGATAAAATTATACATGCGGATACAGCTAGAAAGAATTTCAACCACATGCACGGTGATCATTTGAGTTTGCTGCAGGTTTACAATCAGTGGCTTGATACCGATTATAGCACGCAGTGGTGTTATGAGAACTTTATACAGTACAGATCTATGAAAAGAGCACGTGATGTGCGTGAGCAACTGGTAGGTTTGATGCAACGCGTAGAAATCGATATGGTCTCATGCATGCCTGAAACAATGAATGTAAGAAAGGCCGTTACAGCTGGATATTTTTATCATgttgcaaaattatcgaaaagtGGAAATTATAAAACTATTAAACACAATCAAACGGTGCTGATTCATCCCAACTCATCGCTTTTTGAAGAGCTGCCTAGATGGGTACTATACCATGAACTCGTATTTACCACCAAGGAGTATATGCGTCAAGTGATCGAAATTGATAGCAAGTGGCTGTTAGAAGTGGCGCCACACTACTATAAAGCTAAAGAACTTGAAGATTCTACTaataaaaaaatgccaaaagtCACAGGACGTGCGGTGATGACTTGA
- the LOC105217430 gene encoding protein l(2)37Cc translates to MAAQFFNRIGQLGLGVAVLGGVVNSALYNVDGGHRAVIFDRFTGVQQEVVGEGTHFFIPWVQRPIIYDIRSQPRNVPVITGSKDLQNVNITLRILYRPIPDQLPKIYTILGQDYDERVLPSIAPEVLKAVVAQFDAGELITQREMVSQRVSEELTERAKQFGFILDDISLTHLTFGREFTQAVEMKQVAQQEAEKARFVVEKAEQQKLASIISAEGDASAADLLAKAFGEAGDGLVELRRIEAAEDIAYQLSRSRGVAYLPGGQNTLLNLPASLAQ, encoded by the exons ATGGCTGCACAATTTTTCAATCGTATTGGTCAATTAGGCCTTGGCGTTGCTGTCTTAGGTGGAGTTGTAAATTCGGCGTTATATAATGTTGATGGTGGACACCGTGCTGTCATATTCGATCGTTTTACCGGCGTGCAACAAGAAGTCGTAGGTGAAGGCACACATTTCTTCATTCCATGGGTGCAGAGGCCCATCATTTATGACATTCGCTCACAGCCAAGAAACGTACCCGTCATCACTGGCAGTAAGGATTTGCAAAATGTAAACATCACATTGCGTATTCTTTATCGTCCAATTCCGGACCAATTGCCCAAAATTTACACGATTCTCGGTCAAGATTACGACGAAAGGGTGCTTCCATCAATTGCTCCTGAAGTACTCAAAGCGGTTGTAGCTCAATTCGATGCTGGTGAATTGATTACCCAACGTGAG atGGTATCTCAACGTGTATCAGAAGAACTTACTGAACGTGCCAAGCAGTTCGGTTTCATTCTTGATGATATTTCGCTCACACATTTGACCTTTGGTCGTGAATTCACTCAGGCTGTAGAAATGAAACAGGTTGCACAGCAAGAGGCCGAAAAGGCACGTTTCGTTGTAGAAAAGGCTGAACAACAAAAATTGGCTTCCATTATTTCTGCAGAGGGTGACGCCTCGGCTGCAGATCTTTTGGCAAAGGCCTTTGGTGAAGCTGGTGATGGTTTAGTTGAATTGCGTCGTATCGAAGCAGCTGAAGATATTGCATACCAACTATCGAGATCGCGTGGTGTTGCATACCTACCAGGTGGACAGAATACACTTCTCAATTTGCCGGCATCTTTGGCGCAGtaa